One region of Gossypium raimondii isolate GPD5lz chromosome 6, ASM2569854v1, whole genome shotgun sequence genomic DNA includes:
- the LOC128041733 gene encoding uncharacterized mitochondrial protein AtMg00810-like — protein sequence MKLPPSLESIEGSNKVFKLNKSLYGLKQSPRAWFERFTKVILKNGYKQSLADHTFFIKVTSTNKEAILIVYVDDIILTGDDKEKITNLKKLLNREFKTNDLGKLRYFLGMEVARSKEGLVINQRKYVLYLLKETGFLGCKLADTPMEANLRFNKEDGSLVDREKFQRLVGKLIYLSLTRPDIAFPVNVISQHMTNPTEEHMAVVNKILKYLKKTPRHGLMFNKTQDRTVKIFIDSSWAGDLTERRSTSGYCTFVWGNLTTWRSKKQSIVARSSAEAEFRALALGICEGIWLLKLLKELGANQEDHFEVLCDN from the coding sequence ATGAAATTGCCACCTAGCTTAGAGTCTATTGAAGGTAGCAACAAGGTTTTCAAGCTCAACAAGTCTCTATACGGGTTAAAACAATCACCGAGAGCTTGGTTTGAGAGGTTCACTAAAGTCATTCTTAAAAATGGCTACAAGCAGTCCCTTGCCGATCATACATTTTTCATCAAGGTAACTTCTACAAATAAGGAAGCTATCCTAATtgtgtatgtggatgacataatTCTTACTGGAGATGATAAGGAAAAGATTACCAATTTGAAGAAGTTGTTAAACAGGGAATTCAAAACCAATGACTTAGGAAAGCTAAGGTATTTCCTAGGAATGGAGGTGGCAAGATCAAAAGAAGGACTTGTGATCAATCAAAGAAAGTATGTACTTTATTTACTTAAAGAAACTGGTTTTCTTGGTTGTAAGCTAGCTGATACACCAATGGAGGCAAACTTGAGATTTAACAAAGAAGATGGGTCTTTAGTAGACAGAGAGAAATTTCAAAGATTAGTTGGGAAACTAATTTACTTATCCTTGACGAGGCCAGATATAGCCTTTCCCGTAAATGTGATAAGTCAACACATGACTAATCCTACTGAAGAGCATATGGCAGTAGTAAATAAAATTCTCAAGTACTTGAAGAAAACTCCAAGACACGGCTTAATGTTTAATAAGACACAAGACAGAACTGTTAAGATTTTTATAGACTCTAGTTGGGCCGGAGATCTCACTGAAAGAAGATCCACTAGTGGCTACTGCACTTTTGTTTGGGGTAACCTTACAACTTGGAGAAGTAAAAAACAATCTATCGTTGCAAGAAGTAGTGCTGAAGCTGAATTTAGAGCACTAGCTTTGGGAATATGCGAAGGAATTTGgctacttaaattattaaaagaactTGGCGCTAATCAGGAGGATCACTTTGAAGTTTTGTGTGATAATTAA